In Turicibacter sanguinis, a genomic segment contains:
- a CDS encoding sigma-70 family RNA polymerase sigma factor has translation MEKQFEHWYEEKLYLVYGAMKKLHLRGDLDEFYQIGLVALWEASLRYNEEKGEFDHFAYSYIINRMKTSLTRMTKYQERICLTEDHFLETYEEEFSKSENIINDLIMENYLRYLTKNQQEVIRERYINDYSVEETAKHLGISVNAVKNRTRDALKKLRKILKGEM, from the coding sequence ATGGAAAAGCAATTCGAACATTGGTATGAAGAAAAGTTATATCTTGTTTATGGGGCAATGAAAAAATTGCATCTTAGAGGGGATTTAGATGAATTTTATCAAATTGGGTTGGTAGCACTTTGGGAAGCTTCACTTCGTTATAATGAAGAAAAAGGAGAATTTGATCATTTTGCTTACTCTTATATTATTAATCGAATGAAGACATCGCTGACAAGAATGACTAAATATCAAGAACGAATTTGCTTAACAGAGGATCACTTTCTAGAAACTTATGAAGAAGAGTTTTCTAAAAGTGAGAACATTATTAATGATTTAATCATGGAAAATTATTTACGTTATTTAACGAAAAATCAACAAGAGGTTATTAGGGAACGTTATATTAATGATTATTCAGTTGAAGAGACAGCAAAACATTTAGGGATTAGTGTGAACGCAGTTAAAAATCGTACTCGAGATGCGCTGAAGAAGTTAAGAAAGATTTTGAAGGGGGAAATGTAA
- a CDS encoding IS3 family transposase (programmed frameshift): MKKYNSEFKSMIVELYKTGRSVKDLSREYGVSEVTIYKWIKQISPIASIDDTEITLEDIKRMKQEMLRLQEENEIFKKGYDHIREKVSQSELCHFIEQHREEYDIKQLCKVLYVPRSTYYQSKHQTESKWKYENEQLLKRIKEIYFESKRRYGAIKIHRQLIKEGLSVSLKRVQRLMKSAGLASIIQKKYTPYKQSKELVLERENILEQDFSTNSINQKWVSDITYIHVQEEGWCYLASVMDLHSKKIIGYHFSKQMTTDIIVKALKNAYFSQKPKGEIILHTDLGSQYTSQEFKDLTLDFNIIQSFSRKGCPYDNACIESFHATLKKEEVYQTTYVTFEQARIALFQYIEGWYNRKRMHGSINYLTPEECEQLARQVA; encoded by the exons ATGAAAAAATATAATTCTGAATTTAAATCAATGATTGTTGAACTTTATAAAACTGGGCGTTCAGTTAAAGATCTAAGTCGTGAATATGGTGTTTCAGAAGTAACAATTTACAAATGGATTAAACAGATTTCTCCAATTGCCTCAATAGATGATACAGAGATTACCCTAGAGGACATTAAACGTATGAAGCAAGAAATGTTACGTTTACAAGAGGAGAATGAGATTT TTAAAAAAGGCTATGACCATATTCGCGAGAAGGTAAGCCAATCTGAATTATGTCACTTTATCGAGCAACACCGAGAAGAATACGATATTAAACAACTTTGTAAGGTGTTATATGTTCCAAGAAGTACCTATTATCAATCTAAGCATCAAACGGAATCTAAATGGAAGTACGAGAACGAACAATTGCTTAAACGTATTAAGGAAATTTATTTTGAAAGTAAGCGTCGATATGGTGCTATTAAGATACACCGTCAGTTGATTAAAGAAGGATTATCTGTTAGCTTAAAGCGTGTCCAACGATTAATGAAATCAGCAGGCTTAGCTTCTATTATTCAAAAGAAATATACCCCTTATAAGCAATCTAAAGAACTTGTTTTAGAACGTGAAAACATTCTAGAACAGGATTTTTCGACCAACTCAATTAACCAAAAATGGGTATCGGATATTACTTATATTCACGTTCAAGAAGAAGGTTGGTGCTACCTAGCATCAGTCATGGATTTACATTCTAAAAAAATTATTGGTTATCACTTTTCTAAACAAATGACAACGGATATTATCGTCAAAGCTTTAAAGAATGCTTATTTTTCTCAAAAACCTAAAGGTGAGATTATTCTCCATACTGATTTAGGATCGCAGTATACCAGCCAAGAGTTTAAAGACTTAACTTTAGACTTTAACATCATCCAGTCTTTTAGTCGTAAAGGATGTCCTTACGATAATGCTTGTATCGAATCTTTCCATGCCACTCTAAAGAAAGAAGAAGTGTATCAAACAACATATGTTACATTTGAACAGGCTAGAATCGCTTTGTTTCAATATATAGAGGGCTGGTACAATCGAAAACGAATGCATGGATCGATTAATTATTTAACACCTGAAGAATGTGAGCAACTTGCTCGACAAGTGGCTTAA
- a CDS encoding IS3 family transposase (programmed frameshift), with protein sequence MKKYNTEFKSMIVELYKTGHSVKELSREYGVSEVTIYKWIKQISPITSIDDTDITLEEIKRMKQEMLRLQEENENLKKGYDHIREKVTQSELCQFIDQHHQEHDIKQLCEVLSVPRSTYYQSKHQIESKWKRENHQLLERIKKIYFESSRRYGAIKVHRQLIKEGFSVSLKRVQRLMKSGGLASIIQKKYTPYKQSKELVLDRDNILEQDFSTTSINQKWVSDITYIHVQEEGWCYLASVMDLHSKKIIGYHFSKQMTTDIIVQALKNAYVSQSPKDKVILHTDLGTQYTSQDFKNLTSELNVVQSFSRKGCPYDNACIESFHATLKKEEVYQTKYVTFEQARMALFQYIEGWYNRKRIHGSINYLTPEECEQLARQIA encoded by the exons ATGAAAAAATATAATACTGAATTTAAATCAATGATTGTTGAACTTTATAAAACCGGACATTCAGTCAAAGAACTTAGTCGTGAATATGGTGTATCAGAAGTCACTATCTATAAATGGATCAAACAAATTTCTCCTATTACTTCAATCGATGATACTGACATCACACTTGAGGAGATTAAGCGCATGAAACAAGAGATGTTACGTCTACAAGAGGAAAATGAAA ATCTTAAAAAAGGCTATGACCATATTCGCGAGAAAGTAACTCAATCTGAATTATGTCAGTTTATTGATCAACATCATCAAGAACATGATATTAAGCAACTTTGTGAGGTCTTAAGTGTCCCAAGAAGCACTTATTATCAATCCAAGCATCAAATTGAATCTAAGTGGAAACGTGAAAATCATCAACTGCTTGAACGAATTAAGAAGATTTATTTTGAAAGTAGCCGTCGATATGGTGCCATTAAGGTACACCGTCAATTGATTAAAGAAGGATTCTCTGTTAGCTTGAAACGTGTTCAGCGATTAATGAAATCAGGCGGTTTAGCTTCGATTATTCAAAAGAAATATACCCCATACAAACAATCTAAAGAACTTGTTTTAGATCGTGATAACATTCTAGAACAGGATTTTTCGACGACTTCAATTAATCAAAAATGGGTATCAGATATTACTTATATTCACGTTCAAGAAGAAGGTTGGTGCTACTTAGCTTCAGTCATGGATTTACATTCAAAGAAAATTATTGGTTATCATTTTTCTAAGCAAATGACAACGGACATTATTGTTCAAGCCTTAAAGAATGCTTATGTTTCTCAAAGCCCCAAAGACAAGGTTATACTCCATACTGATTTAGGGACACAGTATACCAGCCAAGACTTTAAAAACTTAACTTCAGAACTTAATGTCGTTCAATCTTTTAGCCGTAAGGGATGCCCTTACGATAATGCTTGTATTGAATCGTTCCATGCCACTTTAAAGAAAGAAGAAGTGTATCAAACCAAATATGTGACGTTTGAACAGGCTAGAATGGCCTTATTTCAATATATTGAGGGCTGGTACAATCGTAAAAGAATTCATGGATCCATTAATTATTTAACACCAGAAGAATGTGAGCAACTTGCACGACAAATTGCTTAA
- a CDS encoding glycosyltransferase family 2 protein — translation MKSVSIILPVHNGEKYLKNLKKSISEQEYNGYVEIIAPISKSKDNSYNLAKELFDNVYRFENFNHGLTRHEAAKKAQGDILIFITQDMVLV, via the coding sequence TTGAAATCTGTTTCGATAATATTACCTGTACACAATGGTGAAAAGTATTTAAAAAACTTAAAGAAAAGCATTAGTGAACAAGAATATAATGGATATGTTGAAATTATTGCTCCAATTAGTAAATCAAAAGATAACAGTTATAATTTAGCTAAAGAATTATTTGATAATGTTTATCGATTCGAAAATTTTAATCATGGTTTAACTAGACATGAAGCTGCTAAAAAAGCTCAAGGTGATATTTTAATATTTATTACGCAAGATATGGTGCTAGTATAG
- a CDS encoding sugar transferase: MEFLYDKSKDMKNYLNKSYFFIKRLIDILGCGIGLIILSPVFLIISILIKLEDPKGPVFYSHNRLGKEGKVIPVYKFRSMFKDADQMFNLFTPEQKKEYAETFKLKNDPRITKIGNFIRKTSLDELPQLVNVLKGEMTIVGPRPIVKAELEKYGQNADLYLSVTPGLTGMWQAFGRSDTSYEERVTMDIYYINNRIIFLDMKIIFRTIESVLLRRGAY, translated from the coding sequence ATGGAATTTTTGTATGATAAATCTAAAGATATGAAAAATTATTTAAATAAAAGTTATTTTTTTATTAAACGTTTGATAGATATCTTAGGATGTGGTATTGGTTTAATAATATTATCTCCAGTATTTTTAATAATCTCAATTTTGATTAAACTAGAAGATCCTAAAGGTCCAGTTTTTTATTCACATAATCGATTAGGTAAAGAAGGAAAAGTAATTCCAGTATATAAATTTAGATCGATGTTTAAAGATGCAGATCAAATGTTTAATCTATTTACTCCCGAACAAAAAAAAGAGTATGCTGAAACATTTAAATTAAAAAATGATCCTCGTATAACAAAGATAGGAAATTTTATTAGAAAGACGAGTTTAGATGAGTTACCACAATTAGTTAATGTTTTAAAGGGTGAAATGACCATTGTGGGTCCAAGACCAATTGTAAAAGCAGAGTTAGAGAAATATGGACAAAATGCTGATTTATATCTATCAGTAACTCCAGGTTTAACAGGAATGTGGCAAGCATTTGGTAGAAGTGATACTTCATACGAAGAAAGGGTTACAATGGATATTTATTATATTAATAATAGAATTATTTTTTTAGATATGAAAATTATCTTTAGAACTATTGAAAGTGTTTTGTTAAGAAGGGGAGCTTACTAA
- a CDS encoding CpsD/CapB family tyrosine-protein kinase translates to MSLDVITLTQPKSPISEAYRTLRTNLQFSNVDGDLKTISITSSGPGEGKTTTLCNVAETFAQSGKRTLIIDADLRKPRVHKVFKLSNAVGLTNVLTGQEKFEDVLQITGSHLQVLTSGPIPPNPAELLESKAMKQLLELLSQHFDVILIDTPPVGVVTDGAIVARMVDGTILTVASHKTQIDGAKRAKQLLEQVNARIIGVVMTMMPVSKKGYYGYQYYNYEEQVETKKRRKRR, encoded by the coding sequence ATGAGTTTAGACGTTATCACATTAACACAACCGAAGTCACCGATATCTGAGGCGTATCGGACACTTCGTACTAATTTACAGTTTTCAAATGTGGATGGGGATTTAAAGACGATTTCAATTACAAGTTCTGGACCGGGTGAAGGGAAAACGACGACATTATGTAACGTTGCTGAGACGTTTGCTCAAAGTGGAAAGCGTACATTAATTATTGATGCAGATTTAAGAAAGCCACGCGTTCATAAAGTTTTTAAGTTATCGAACGCAGTCGGACTTACAAATGTTTTAACAGGGCAAGAAAAATTTGAGGATGTTTTACAAATCACCGGAAGTCATCTTCAAGTCTTGACTTCTGGTCCAATTCCACCAAATCCTGCGGAATTACTGGAATCTAAAGCAATGAAACAGTTACTTGAACTGCTATCACAACATTTTGATGTCATTTTAATTGATACACCACCAGTAGGAGTGGTAACGGATGGGGCCATTGTGGCTAGGATGGTAGATGGGACGATTTTAACGGTTGCTTCTCATAAAACGCAAATTGACGGGGCAAAACGCGCGAAGCAATTATTAGAACAAGTCAATGCACGAATCATTGGGGTCGTGATGACAATGATGCCGGTTAGTAAAAAGGGATACTACGGTTATCAATATTATAACTATGAAGAACAGGTAGAGACGAAAAAAAGACGTAAACGTCGATAA
- a CDS encoding YveK family protein, with protein MENNEYEIDLREIFSMLKKRWLMIFSITVIAVIASGIISFFVLVPNYEASTTMLVNYKQNQETTMTYSDMQMSQKLVNTYSQIVKSRSIAEDVIKKLDLDLTPSQVQDMLSVSGVGDTEVIQIKVKNENPQLAANIANTVAYVFKKEVKSMMKVDNVSTIDTAEIPVNPVSPNKMMNIAIAGVLGMMVSVGLVLVLEFLDRTYKTPTDIERHLGLPIIGAIPDLELSKKMK; from the coding sequence ATGGAGAATAACGAGTACGAAATCGATTTACGAGAGATTTTTAGCATGCTCAAAAAACGCTGGTTAATGATTTTTAGCATAACGGTGATTGCTGTTATTGCCTCAGGAATTATTAGCTTTTTTGTGTTGGTTCCAAATTATGAGGCATCAACGACAATGTTAGTCAATTATAAGCAAAATCAAGAAACAACGATGACGTATAGCGATATGCAGATGAGTCAGAAACTCGTTAATACGTATAGTCAAATTGTAAAAAGTCGTAGTATTGCTGAAGATGTGATTAAAAAGTTAGATTTAGATTTAACTCCATCACAAGTTCAGGATATGTTGAGTGTCTCTGGTGTGGGTGATACCGAAGTCATTCAAATTAAAGTAAAAAATGAGAATCCTCAGTTAGCAGCTAATATTGCGAATACAGTGGCGTATGTATTTAAAAAAGAAGTAAAAAGTATGATGAAGGTTGATAATGTATCAACGATTGATACAGCAGAAATTCCTGTCAATCCAGTCTCACCGAATAAAATGATGAATATCGCGATTGCGGGTGTTCTTGGGATGATGGTCAGTGTTGGATTAGTCTTAGTTTTAGAGTTTTTAGATCGTACGTATAAAACACCGACGGATATTGAACGTCATCTAGGATTACCGATTATCGGAGCTATTCCAGATCTTGAATTAAGCAAAAAGATGAAGTAA
- a CDS encoding ABC transporter ATP-binding protein codes for MKKNLKVLIWIFKHGKSVLPLIILTSILGGILSGIGVYSALVSKSLIDAATSGNMNLVIKWLIVMGAIYFIRLGLNIVSSLASTYSSTKLFNEIQKKLYMSLTYSEWMAQSKYHSVNLLTRITSDVGTVSGVILSSLNSIISLSVTLVTSFLALLYLDPTIAIFTVTITPIYLIFSKMYSRRLKTIYKEVQDQDINYRAFIQESIQNLMIVKTFCHEEQNFETLNQHHQKKLQLNLKSTRFSLYSSMIFGTISFFIYFAIYGFSAIKLTTGALTFGSMTALLQLYGKVSGPLSSFAGIGKQFIHGIAAAERLIEIENLPTERINKDLSSLHIEKPVIEFENVSFDYTQKQNILKNITFKIKPGETVALVGPSGQGKTTIIRLILSLINANKGKLTIQKQKISREHRQLISYVPQGNTLFSGTIRENITFGTPHATDAEIIEAAKQAYAWEFINKLDDKLDTRIGEKGLGLSEGQAQRIAIARAFLRRKPILILDEATSALDSQTEIDVLESVKNLPHQPTCIIITHRPSALEICDRVLKLESGYLQEELAG; via the coding sequence ATGAAAAAAAATTTGAAGGTTTTAATTTGGATTTTTAAACACGGAAAATCAGTCTTACCGCTCATCATCCTGACATCTATCTTAGGGGGGATTTTATCAGGAATCGGAGTTTATTCAGCATTAGTTTCGAAGTCATTAATTGATGCTGCAACAAGCGGTAATATGAATTTAGTGATTAAATGGCTCATTGTAATGGGGGCCATCTACTTTATTCGTCTTGGATTAAATATCGTGAGTTCATTAGCATCAACTTATAGTTCAACAAAGCTCTTTAATGAAATTCAAAAAAAGCTGTATATGTCCTTAACCTATAGCGAATGGATGGCGCAGTCGAAGTATCACAGTGTTAATTTACTGACGCGAATTACGAGTGATGTGGGGACCGTCTCAGGAGTGATTTTATCCTCTCTAAACTCAATTATCTCACTATCCGTAACGCTTGTGACTTCCTTCCTCGCCCTACTTTATTTAGACCCAACCATTGCGATTTTTACAGTGACGATTACACCGATTTATCTCATTTTTAGTAAAATGTATAGCCGACGTTTGAAAACCATCTATAAAGAGGTACAAGATCAGGACATCAATTATCGTGCCTTCATCCAAGAATCTATTCAAAATCTGATGATTGTGAAGACATTTTGTCATGAAGAGCAAAATTTTGAAACATTGAATCAGCATCATCAAAAGAAACTTCAATTAAATTTGAAATCAACGCGATTCAGTTTATATTCAAGCATGATTTTTGGAACGATTTCTTTCTTTATTTATTTTGCAATTTATGGATTTAGCGCAATTAAGCTAACGACTGGTGCGCTAACATTTGGTAGTATGACCGCTCTCCTCCAACTTTATGGAAAAGTTTCAGGGCCACTTAGCAGCTTTGCTGGAATCGGAAAGCAGTTTATTCATGGAATTGCAGCTGCAGAGCGCTTGATTGAAATTGAAAATCTGCCAACAGAACGCATTAATAAAGACTTAAGTTCTTTGCATATCGAAAAACCGGTCATTGAATTTGAAAATGTCTCATTTGATTACACGCAAAAACAAAATATATTAAAAAATATCACCTTTAAGATTAAACCAGGTGAAACCGTTGCTTTAGTCGGGCCTTCAGGTCAGGGTAAAACGACAATTATTCGACTGATTTTGTCACTCATTAACGCGAACAAAGGAAAACTAACCATTCAAAAACAAAAGATTAGTCGCGAACACCGTCAGTTAATTTCTTATGTTCCACAAGGAAATACCCTATTCTCAGGAACGATTCGAGAAAACATCACTTTCGGAACGCCACATGCCACAGATGCAGAAATTATCGAAGCGGCTAAACAAGCATATGCGTGGGAATTTATTAATAAACTTGACGATAAACTAGACACTCGTATCGGAGAAAAAGGCCTTGGATTATCAGAAGGTCAGGCACAACGAATCGCGATTGCCCGTGCTTTCTTACGTCGAAAGCCAATTTTAATTTTGGATGAGGCAACCTCGGCACTAGATAGTCAGACCGAAATAGATGTTCTAGAATCCGTTAAAAATCTACCTCATCAACCAACATGCATCATTATTACACACCGCCCATCCGCCCTTGAAATCTGTGACCGCGTTTTAAAACTTGAAAGTGGCTACCTTCAAGAAGAATTAGCTGGATAA
- a CDS encoding methyltransferase domain-containing protein: MGVRFLGLTRGRQWVRTHRSSKNVFIRVVIGSLDFGVKGLNSMKCLVCDKNYRAIMYMKVFKSTRLQQTTPYTGMDRYPIIFSGCRDYFDGHKNLKILSYGCSTGEEVLTLRQYFPNATIVGAEINPHSLEICRSHSVDDNIKFITSKPSEINKYGPFDLVFCMAVLQRTPHLVTEKGIKSLKKIYPFEKFETQVAELDSYVKPEGLLVVHFSQYAVTDTKVASNYEVFGSYNQDDYTSAIFDKNSELITEKVTRYSVFKKIEKSH, translated from the coding sequence ATGGGAGTTAGATTTTTAGGGTTAACAAGGGGACGGCAATGGGTTAGGACTCATCGGTCATCTAAAAATGTATTTATTAGGGTGGTTATTGGAAGTTTAGATTTTGGGGTTAAAGGTTTAAATAGCATGAAGTGTTTAGTCTGTGATAAGAATTATCGTGCTATTATGTATATGAAGGTTTTTAAATCGACTCGTTTGCAACAGACCACACCATACACTGGAATGGATCGTTATCCTATTATTTTTTCGGGATGTCGTGACTACTTTGATGGACATAAAAATCTTAAAATTTTATCTTATGGTTGCTCAACGGGAGAAGAAGTCTTAACACTTCGTCAGTATTTTCCGAATGCAACGATTGTTGGCGCAGAAATTAATCCACATAGTTTAGAAATTTGTAGAAGTCATTCGGTAGATGATAACATTAAATTTATTACGTCAAAACCGAGTGAAATAAATAAATATGGACCATTCGATCTTGTTTTTTGCATGGCTGTTTTACAACGAACACCGCATCTGGTTACAGAAAAAGGCATCAAAAGTTTAAAAAAAATCTACCCATTTGAAAAGTTTGAAACACAGGTTGCTGAGTTAGATAGCTATGTAAAACCAGAGGGATTATTGGTTGTTCATTTTAGTCAATACGCCGTAACTGATACGAAGGTTGCTTCGAATTATGAAGTGTTCGGTTCGTATAATCAAGATGATTACACATCAGCTATTTTTGATAAAAATAGTGAACTGATAACAGAAAAAGTAACGAGATATAGTGTTTTTAAGAAAATAGAAAAAAGTCATTAG
- a CDS encoding lasso peptide biosynthesis B2 protein, which translates to MHKLKIFWELGFRKQLMFIEAFILSGVYRFMVLYLPFKYVKKRLGVPKKESAKEESIEVYRLAKEIRGLVLLVCKYTPWESKCLIRAMLVQHFLKRKKIATTIYLGVNKDDLNNMKAHAWIRCGEMIVTGQYEKDHFIQVAYFSNAEILV; encoded by the coding sequence ATGCATAAATTAAAGATTTTTTGGGAGCTTGGGTTTAGAAAACAGCTAATGTTTATTGAAGCATTTATTTTAAGTGGAGTTTATCGTTTTATGGTGTTGTATCTACCATTTAAATATGTCAAAAAACGACTAGGAGTTCCTAAAAAAGAGTCTGCTAAAGAAGAATCAATTGAAGTGTATCGACTTGCGAAAGAGATTAGAGGATTAGTCTTACTGGTGTGCAAATATACTCCGTGGGAAAGTAAGTGCCTCATTCGTGCGATGCTGGTACAACATTTTTTAAAGCGTAAAAAAATAGCAACCACTATTTATCTTGGAGTTAATAAAGATGATTTAAACAATATGAAGGCTCATGCTTGGATTCGCTGTGGGGAAATGATTGTCACGGGTCAGTATGAGAAAGATCACTTTATTCAAGTTGCCTATTTTTCAAATGCTGAAATTCTTGTTTAA
- a CDS encoding lasso peptide biosynthesis PqqD family chaperone, whose translation MCCHCVKLSTVVERNHEIDATDLDGEKVMMDLEKGQYFMLNGVAGDVWELMKTPTSVETIITSLMNEYEVERAECEASVKDLLHNMHHANLVMIHA comes from the coding sequence ATGTGTTGTCATTGTGTGAAATTATCTACAGTCGTTGAACGTAATCATGAAATTGATGCAACAGATTTAGATGGAGAAAAAGTGATGATGGATCTTGAAAAAGGTCAGTATTTTATGTTAAATGGGGTAGCCGGAGATGTTTGGGAATTAATGAAAACTCCAACGTCTGTTGAAACGATTATCACATCCTTAATGAATGAGTATGAGGTAGAACGTGCAGAATGTGAGGCATCAGTTAAAGATTTATTACACAATATGCATCACGCTAACCTTGTGATGATTCATGCATAA
- a CDS encoding phosphoenolpyruvate carboxykinase (ATP) produces the protein MGKKFSYLVYGLKVLSDIECPELVRLDELHEHEYDVLIDVNQVSVEIHEQIELGRRSDYTNESMWFHVPEIATYWMQDGNLISIELCHGADLSMAKQYLLGSCLGMIMLQRNMIAIHGGTIVFDGKGIIFTGDRGAGKSTITSALRLKGYPFVADDVSSVEVGQRHFIHPGFPQQKLCQDAMHQLGYKLDEFKTLMSDTQMKYLIPARESFVYDKVPLHGIVELKVVDDIHEIQVELLKGQEKLMTIYNNIYRIEMKRFAGVNPEYFKKCVEIAKEIPVYRIYRPKGVMTVDAQIKWLEETFLVNEERLKA, from the coding sequence ATGGGGAAAAAATTTAGTTATCTAGTTTATGGATTAAAGGTTTTATCAGACATCGAATGTCCTGAACTTGTGAGATTAGATGAGCTACACGAACATGAATATGATGTTTTGATTGATGTCAATCAGGTATCGGTTGAAATTCATGAACAAATTGAATTGGGTCGTCGTTCTGACTATACCAATGAAAGTATGTGGTTCCATGTTCCAGAAATAGCGACATATTGGATGCAAGATGGGAACTTGATTTCAATTGAGTTATGTCATGGCGCAGATTTATCAATGGCAAAGCAGTACTTACTTGGAAGTTGTCTTGGGATGATTATGTTACAGCGTAACATGATTGCGATTCATGGGGGAACGATTGTTTTTGATGGGAAAGGGATTATTTTCACAGGAGATCGTGGAGCTGGGAAATCGACGATTACATCGGCACTTCGTTTAAAGGGATACCCATTTGTGGCAGACGATGTGTCTTCTGTTGAGGTCGGCCAACGTCATTTTATTCATCCTGGATTTCCACAACAAAAACTGTGCCAAGACGCTATGCATCAGCTAGGGTACAAGCTAGATGAGTTTAAAACTTTGATGAGCGATACACAGATGAAATATTTAATCCCTGCACGCGAATCATTTGTTTATGATAAGGTTCCACTTCACGGAATTGTTGAGTTAAAAGTGGTGGATGATATTCATGAAATTCAGGTGGAGTTGTTAAAAGGTCAGGAGAAATTGATGACGATTTATAACAATATTTATCGAATTGAGATGAAACGATTTGCGGGGGTGAATCCGGAGTACTTTAAGAAGTGCGTTGAGATTGCGAAAGAGATTCCAGTCTACCGTATTTATCGCCCAAAAGGTGTGATGACGGTGGATGCACAAATTAAATGGTTAGAAGAAACATTCTTAGTAAATGAAGAAAGATTAAAAGCTTAG
- a CDS encoding dockerin type I domain-containing protein, with product MGHIISVVVTADDYIEHLSTSTTRVLLPELTGTLTLKGTPKIGETLTAELSGLPAGMQNITYQWFADRTEIPGATASTFVVTKEYSGQVISVEVRDSNYDGRLLSQEVLVLGHLDLNNDGVIDERDLELLATLYQVTSQDSEWNEKFDLNGDGIIDLYDIVNISTKMNK from the coding sequence GTGGGACACATTATTAGTGTGGTTGTGACAGCTGATGATTATATCGAACACTTATCCACTTCAACGACTCGCGTGTTATTACCTGAATTAACAGGGACTCTTACGTTAAAAGGAACTCCAAAAATCGGAGAAACATTAACGGCAGAATTAAGTGGATTACCAGCTGGGATGCAAAATATCACGTATCAATGGTTTGCGGATCGAACAGAAATCCCTGGTGCGACTGCTTCAACCTTTGTGGTAACAAAAGAGTACAGTGGACAAGTTATTTCAGTCGAAGTTCGCGATAGTAACTATGACGGGAGACTTTTAAGTCAAGAAGTACTTGTTTTAGGTCATTTAGACCTAAATAACGATGGAGTGATCGATGAGAGGGATCTTGAGCTATTAGCTACGTTATATCAGGTGACCAGTCAAGATTCCGAATGGAATGAAAAATTCGATTTAAATGGAGATGGCATCATTGACTTATATGATATTGTCAACATTAGTACTAAAATGAATAAATAA
- a CDS encoding glycosyltransferase produces MEINSDFHIVYASDNKFAEILGVSMVSLFQNNKDANSITLYILDGGISEQNKKRLDEICFTYGRGLPIWIQAVNIQEIIG; encoded by the coding sequence ATGGAAATAAATTCAGATTTTCATATTGTTTATGCATCAGATAATAAGTTTGCGGAGATTCTAGGTGTTTCGATGGTGTCTTTATTTCAAAACAACAAAGATGCAAATAGTATTACTTTGTATATTTTAGATGGTGGAATTAGCGAACAAAATAAAAAGAGATTAGATGAAATTTGTTTTACATACGGTAGAGGTCTCCCAATCTGGATACAGGCTGTTAATATACAAGAAATTATTGGATAG